The Rhizobium sp. BT04 genomic interval AGATCCCGATGCGGTGGTCGCCCGGCTGCTGGAGGCATGGGAGAACGCCCAGAGCATCAATCTCAACGGCAAGACCATCGAGATCCCCGTCCATTACGGCGGCGAACATGCGACCGATCTTCCCGCCCTTTGCGATCTCTCGGGGCTCAGCGACCGCGAGGTCGTCCGCATCCATCATGAAGCCACCTATCGTGTCTTCGCCTTGGGCAGCGCGCCGGGTTTCGGTTATCTGCATGGCCTCGATCCGCGCATCTACATGCCGCGAAAAACTGTGCCGTCGCTGAAGATGCCGAAGGGCTGCGTGACCATCGGCGGCATGCAGACCGGCGTCGCCATGCTGACCGGCCCCAACGGCTGGAATTCCATCGGCTTCGCATCACTGCAGATGTTCGACCCAACTTCGCCGACCCCCGCGCTGATGGCGCCGGGAGATACGGTGCGGTTCCTGCCGGCAAGGATCGAGCTATGATCGAAATCTTGGAAAGCGGCCCTTTCAACACGGTGCAGGATCTGGGACGCCCCGGCTATCGCGACATTGGCGTATCGGCGAGCGGCGCCATGGATCCGCTTGCGGTGAGGATCGGCAATATTCTCGTCGGCAATGACGAAAATGCGGCGGTGATCGAGGTGCAGACCTTTCCGTTGAGGCTGCGTTTCGAGCGGCGCACCGTCTTTGCCGTGACCGGCGCCGACGGCCATGTCAGTCTCGACGGATCGGAACTCATTCCCTGGTGCGCCTATACGGCGGAGCCCGGACAGATTCTCCAGCTGCAGCAGCCCCCACGGCTGGCGCGGGCCTATATTTCGGTCGGAGGCGGGCTGGATATTCCCGTGGTCATGGGGTCGCGAAGCACGTCGCTGCGCGGCGGCTTCGGCGGCAATGACGGCCGGCCTCTGGCGAAGGGCGATCGGATTGCAGTCGGCGAGGACTTGGAGATGGCCATGCTACCGCCCACGGGCCTCGCCGTCGTCGAGCCGACCGTGGCACTGCGCGAGGTCTTCCCGGCGCCCGTCGACGGCACGCTGCCGATCCGCGCCCTGCCGGCCGGCGAGCACGATCTTTTTGCTGGAGACGGCGAAGCCTTCTGGAGCCAGACCTGGAAGATTTCCTCGCGAAGCGACCGCACGGGCTACCGTCTGTCCGGCGAGCCGATCACACCGACCGCATCGATCGAGATGCGCTCCCACGGCGTCGTGCCCGGCGTCATCCAGGTTCCGCCCGGCGGCGAGCCGATCGTACAGATGAGCGATGCAAACACTGCCGGCGGATACCCGAAGATTGCCGGCGTGATCGAGTGCGATCTCTGGCGGCTCGGGCAGGC includes:
- a CDS encoding biotin-dependent carboxyltransferase family protein; its protein translation is MIEILESGPFNTVQDLGRPGYRDIGVSASGAMDPLAVRIGNILVGNDENAAVIEVQTFPLRLRFERRTVFAVTGADGHVSLDGSELIPWCAYTAEPGQILQLQQPPRLARAYISVGGGLDIPVVMGSRSTSLRGGFGGNDGRPLAKGDRIAVGEDLEMAMLPPTGLAVVEPTVALREVFPAPVDGTLPIRALPAGEHDLFAGDGEAFWSQTWKISSRSDRTGYRLSGEPITPTASIEMRSHGVVPGVIQVPPGGEPIVQMSDANTAGGYPKIAGVIECDLWRLGQARIGTRLKFVRSTHAEARRVEQAVARYVEDVRQTSGMVKRALKAMA
- the pxpB gene encoding 5-oxoprolinase subunit PxpB, yielding MIATTNRHASGREIVPATQSRARVSAIGARSFLLEAPGDFDLIAQRRIWALSQTVKGWTDLAENIPGMTNLLVIFKETPEDPDAVVARLLEAWENAQSINLNGKTIEIPVHYGGEHATDLPALCDLSGLSDREVVRIHHEATYRVFALGSAPGFGYLHGLDPRIYMPRKTVPSLKMPKGCVTIGGMQTGVAMLTGPNGWNSIGFASLQMFDPTSPTPALMAPGDTVRFLPARIEL